A region from the Metarhizium brunneum chromosome 7, complete sequence genome encodes:
- the HEM12 gene encoding Uroporphyrinogen decarboxylase, whose amino-acid sequence MDHSFEPLKNDLLLRAAWGQEVERPPMWVMRQAGRYLPEYHEAKGNRDFFECCRDPEVASTLTLQPVERFAGLLDAAIIFSDILVIPQAMGMEVEMVDKKGPHFPNPLKTPKDGQYDQVLNRDVQVAKELDYVYKAITLTRKKIAGRVPLIGFCGAPWTLFCYMVEGGGTKLFAHSKTWIYKYPEESKRLLSKIADICVDHLARQVEAGAQMVMVFDSWAGELSPSSFREFSEPYLSHIAQKLPSKLKSLGLDRVPMTVFPKGAWYALDSVCNLGYNVVGMDWLQDPVAALRTRGSRNVVFQGNADPGVLYGTKEAITLAVEQMVKGFWVEKKGWIANLGHGITPGVDPDNLKHFFEEIHRLTKS is encoded by the exons ATGGACCATTCCTTTGAGCCATTGAAGAACGATCTTTTACTTCGGGCAGCATGGG GCCAAGAGGTTGAACGCCCACCAATGTGGGTGATGCGGCAAG CTGGCCGTTATCTTCCCGAATACCATGAAGCGAAAGGAAATCGCGATTTCTTCGAGTGCTGCCGGGATCCGGAGGTTGCGTCGACGCTAACCCTTCAACCGGTTGAACGTTTTGCTGGATTACTGGATGCCGCAATCATTTTCTCGGACATTCTAGTCATTCCACAGGCAATGGGAATGGAGGTCGAGATGGTAGACAAGAAGGGCCCGCACTTTCCTAATCCATTGAAGACTCCCAAGGATGGCCAATATGACCAAGTTCTCAACAGAGACGTGCAGGTGGCAAAAGAGTTGGACTACGTCTACAAAGCCATCACACTTACGAGAAAGAAAATCGCTGGGAGAGTACCTCTGATTGGTTTCTGCGGTGCTCCTTGGACTCTCTTTTGCTACATGGTTGAAGGTGGTGGCACTAAACTATTTGCTCACAGCAAAACTTGGATATACAAATACCCTGAGGAAAGCAAGAGGCTTCTTTCAAAGATTGCAGATATATGCGTGGATCATCTGGCCCGTCAAGTAGAGGCTGGTGCACAG ATGGTCATGGTATTCGACTCTTGGGCTGGAGAGCTGTCTCCATCGTCGTTCCGCGAGTTCTCCGAGCCTTACCTGTCACACATTGCACAGAAGCTCCCGAGCAAGCTGAAGAGCTTGGGACTGGATCGTGTTCCTATGACCGTCTTTCCTAAGGGTGCATGGTATGCCTTGGACTCTGTATGCAATCTAGGATACAACGTTGTGGGCATGGACTGGCTCCAAGACCCTGTAGCGGCTCTCAGGACTCGCGGATCACGCAATGTAGTCTTCCAGGGCAACGCTGACCCTGGTGTCTTGTATGGAACTAAGGAAGCGATAACACTGGCTGTGGAACAAATGGTCAAAGGATTTTGGGTCGAAAAGAAGGGCTGGATTGCCAACTTAGGACACG GTATTACACCTGGCGTCGACCCTGACAACTTGAAGCACTTTTTCGAGGAGATTCACAGGCTGACAAAAAGTTGA
- the phd1 gene encoding Histone deacetylase phd1, with amino-acid sequence MDINPYRFRVPKPNYLPHKQDIDSDDVIVEEYSNAPLGLASEMDNAKFYNKCKRLAEESAITRPKGYNVSFHCNPDMEKHHFGMTHPMKPWRLTLSKSLIYSYGMSFAMDNYISRAATYEELASFHSTDYLDFLGTVLPEPVPRDLENQNPDLKFNLGGSDCPLFDGLYDYCSLSAGGALDAARKITSKQSDIAIAWGGGLHHAKKAEASGFCYINDIVIAILELLRFYPRVLYIDIDVHHGDGVEEAFFSTDRVMTASFHKYDPHNFFPGTGALDDNGPKNEHNPGAHHAVNVPLNDGITDEQYDMLFNSIIGKIVEKFRPSAIALQCGADSLAGDRLGRFNLQVQGHGACVEFCKKVGLPLILFGGGGYTPRNVARAWTYETSIAVGCQDNISPVLPQHTPWREQFRQDTLFPTLEQILGEPRQNRNPQKRLQEIVQHISEQLRFVQAAPSVQMQTIPPDLGAIRQEVEERLKEENEERNDELRRAREAAVGTPMEM; translated from the coding sequence ATGGATATCAATCCTTACCGCTTTCGTGTGCCCAAACCGAACTACTTGCCCCATAAGCAAGATATTGATAGCGACGATGTCATCGTTGAGGAGTACAGCAACGCCCCGTTGGGTCTTGCTAGCGAGATGGATAATGCCAAATTCTACAATAAATGCAAGCGCCTTGCTGAAGAATCCGCAATAACTCGCCCAAAAGGATACAACGTATCATTTCATTGCAATCCGGATATGGAAAAGCATCACTTTGGCATGACGCACCCGATGAAACCGTGGCGCCTTACCTTATCGAAAAGTCTGATATATTCATACGGCATGTCTTTTGCCATGGACAACTATATTTCTCGCGCTGCCACATACGAAGAGTTGGCTTCCTTTCATTCCACCGACTACCTTGACTTTCTTGGCACTGTCTTGCCGGAACCAGTTCCCCGGGACTTGGAAAACCAGAACCCTGATCTCAAGTTCAATCTCGGTGGCTCCGACTGTCCACTGTTTGATGGCTTGTACGACTACTGCTCTCTGTCAGCTGGTGGCGCTCTTGACGCAGCCAGAAAGATTACATCCAAACAGTCAGATATTGCCATAGCCTGGGGCGGCGGCCTCCATCACGCAAAAAAAGCAGAGGCATCTGGATTCTGCTATATCAACGACATTGTTATTGCAATCCTAGAGCTTCTGCGCTTCTACCCACGGGTTCTCTACATAGATATCGATGTTCATCATggtgacggcgtcgaggaggccTTCTTCTCTACTGATCGTGTCATGACTGCATCATTTCACAAGTATGATCCACACAACTTCTTCCCAGGTACCGGTGCTCTAGATGACAACGGTCCCAAAAACGAGCATAATCCAGGGGCTCATCACGCTGTAAATGTACCACTCAACGACGGCATCACTGATGAACAGTACGACATGCTTTTTAATTCTATCATTGGCAAAATTGTTGAAAAGTTCCGTCCCAGCGCCATTGCGCTGCAATGTGGCGCTGATTCTCTTGCCGGTGACAGGCTTGGCCGTTTTAATCTCCAGGTCCAAGGCCACGGCGCTTGCGTCGAGTTTTGCAAGAAAGTTGGACTTCCTCTTATTCTTTTCGGCGGAGGAGGCTACACACCTCGGAATGTCGCTCGTGCCTGGACCTACGAAACTAGTATCGCAGTCGGGTGTCAAGACAATATCAGCCCAGTCCTTCCCCAGCATACCCCTTGGCGCGAACAGTTCAGGCAGGACACACTCTTCCCTACTCTCGAGCAGATATTGGGCGAGCCACGACAGAATCGCAACCCCCAAAAGCGCCTGCAAGAGATTGTGCAGCACATTTCGGAGCAACTTCGTTTTGTACAAGCTGCACCCAGCGTGCAAATGCAAACTATTCCTCCTGATCTTGGTGCTATCAGGCAAGAGGTTGAGGAGAGGCTAAAGGAAGAGAATGAAGAACGAAATGACGAACTACGCCGAGCCAGAGAAGCAGCTGTAGGAACGCCGATGGAAATGTGA
- the SEC9 gene encoding Protein transport protein SEC9 produces the protein MKRFGFGKKGDDGSRKNSSQSAQSENPYAQQGANDPYADSAKYANVSPYQQARAGLTVGQQHSPSSNGQGGRLGVGYDAGNSNQVPHNSYSAPPSTGYGADRYGSAGGYGSDRYNNSGGDARGPGGYGGFGQANNERDRNPEVPFASAPGHRPQDQKPALTPAITSYGQSVADGDAYGSGYGEQRELTAEEQEEAEYQSILAEKRQIQQESVTSANRSVQTARRVNELGQATLARLGVQGERLQNTEKNLDLAANQNRIAQDRAAELKTLNRSMFAVHVGNPFTSKQRQQRADEEVINRHRSERDQRETTRREGYAANQRMESAFKELNASEARPRPQTRKKDYGKFVLDEEDEESRMEGMRAEDEIDDRLDELGREVSNMNLIGRAIGREVEAQNKQIDRIMVKSDAVDDATRMNRERLARIK, from the exons ATGAAAAGATTCGGGTTTGGAAAGAAAGGGGACGACGGCAGCCGCAAGAACTCATCACAATCCGCCCAGTCGGAAAACCCTTATGCCCAACAAGGAGCCAACGATCCCTATGCCGACAGCGCCAAATATGCAAACGTGAGTCCATATCAGCAAGCTCGAGCTGGTCTCACTGTTGGCCAACAGCATTCTCCCTCTTCCAATGGGCAAGGAGGGCGACTCGGCGTCGGATATGATGCCGGTAATTCAAATCAAGTCCCACACAACAGTTACAGCGCTCCCCCATCTACAGGCTACGGCGCCGATCGATACGGATCCGCCGGTGGGTATGGATCAGATCGATACAATAACTCAGGTGGTGATGCTCGCGGTCCTGGTGGTTATGGTGGGTTTGGCCAGGCCAACAACGAGCGTGATAGGAATCCTGAGGTTCCTTTCGCTTCAGCGCCGGGCCATCGACCTCAGGATCAGAAACCAGCACTGACACCGGCGATAACTTCCTATGGGCAATCCGTCGCAGACGGCGATGCGTATGGTAGTGGTTATGGCGAGCAGAGAGAGCTGACGGCTGAAGAGCAGGAGGAAGCAGAGTACCAGTCTATCCTGGCTGAGAAGCGGCAGATCCAGCAAGAGAGTGTCACGTCAGCAAATCGCTCAGTTCAGACGGCGAGGCGAGTAAATGAGCTCGGACAGGCTACTCTAGCACGCCTTGGCGTTCAAGGTGAGCGGTTACAGAATACAGAGAAGAATCTCGATCTTGCCGCGAACCAAAATAGAATTGCCCAGGATAGGGCTGCGGAATTGAAGACCCTCAATCGAAGCATGTTTGCAGTTCATGTTGGAAATCCCTTTACCTCCAAGCAACGACAACAGAGAGCGGACGAGGAGGTCATCAACAGACACAGATCAGAAAGAGACCAGAGAGAGACAACCCGTCGTGAAGGCTACGCTGCAAATCAGCGCATGGAGTCTGCGTTCAAAGAACTCAACGCATCTGAGgcccgtccccgtccccaGACTCGCAAGAAGGACTATGGCAAGTTCGTATtggacgaagaggacgaagagaGCAGAATGGAAGGCATGAGAGCTGAAGACGAAATCGACGATAGACTGGATGAACTTGGTCGAGAAGTATCAAACATGAATTTGATTGGACGAGCCATTGGCAGAGAAGTTGAGGCTCAAAACAAACAAATTGACAGAATTATGGTAAAG AGCGACGCAGTCGATGATGCTACCAGAATGAACCGAGAACGTCTGGCTCGCATCAAGTAA
- the Ing1 gene encoding Inhibitor of growth protein 1, producing the protein MPRDDLSIDFVKRMPQAEPLDPGLILDDWINRVQNLPEEIRFMHEEITDKDRQYNECIRMIEDRDGKIQKWIKSNGSHEPNPKEELLRAQIRDNFAKADRLAQDKIALTQKLQLTMDKHLRSIDIQIKLLYDRAEPGFTDPDEVPSLLRASAANHTAPSIRAINPSASLTDTAPPAATITTTHSNPATTRLPAHPHIRLAQPQQNGPQHSASAPATPAASMILNRQRESSAGPSMKRGPRANAGPGNAPTTSSGLARHSSLGPGTPKNASASGAGGVVRAGSAGPRSTSVKAGSTAGSRRGTPTAVSRKKPPNKSYLSRVKKASARNSPASTADSDLSEAESLSGEEEEEAGDGRRRGTPTADGKDAEGDDPVGDADDDEEEGGDDKKYCLCHNVSYGDMVACDNDNCPYEWFHWSCVGLKSEPNGTWYCPVCAEKFQRKAK; encoded by the coding sequence ATGCCCAGAGACGATCTCTCTATTGATTTTGTCAAGAGGATGCCTCAAGCAGAACCTCTTGACCCAGGGTTGATCTTGGACGACTGGATCAACCGCGTCCAGAACCTTCCCGAAGAAATTCGCTTCATGCACGAAGAGATAACCGACAAAGATCGCCAATACAACGAATGCATCCGCATGATAGAAGACCGTGATGGAAAGATACAAAAATGGATCAAGTCCAACGGCAGCCACGAGCCTAATCCAAAGGAAGAGTTGCTACGTGCTCAGATTCGTGACAATTTCGCAAAGGCGGACAGGCTTGCTCAAGACAAGATCGCGTTGACACAGAAGCTTCAATTGACCATGGACAagcatctacggagtattgatATCCAAATCAAACTCTTGTACGACCGCGCCGAACCAGGCTTTACTGATCCCGATGAAGTACCATCCCTACTACGTGCCAGCGCTGCAAACCATACTGCGCCGTCAATCCGAGCCATCAACCCTTCCGCGAGTCTTACCGATACCGCCCCCCCGGCTGCGACAATAACCACAACTCATAGTAATCCTGCAACTACCAGACTTCCTGCGCATCCTCATATTCGACTTGCCCAGCCTCAACAAAATGGACCGCAACACTCTGCTTCTGCCCCAGCTACGCCTGCAGCTAGCATGATCCTCAACAGACAACGCGAAAGCTCGGCAGGCCCGTCGATGAAGCGTGGTCCGCGAGCAAATGCAGGTCCAGGCAACGCACCTACCACATCCAGCGGCCTGGCTAGGCATTCCTCGCTTGGTCCCGGGACGCCAAAGAATGCATCTGCTTCAGGCGCTGGAGGCGTCGTGCGGGCTGGCAGTGCTGGCCCTCGATCTACCTCTGTCAAGGCGGGCTCCACCGCTGGCAGCCGCCGGGGCACGCCGACTGCGGTATCACGAAAGAAACCACCCAACAAATCCTACTTATCACGTGTAAAGAAAGCTTCGGCGCGAAACTCGCCAGCTTCCACTGCAGACAGCGATTTGTCCGAAGCAGAAAGCCTGAgtggcgaagaagaagaagaagcaggtGATGGTCGACGAAGGGGCACGCCCACAGCTGATggcaaggatgccgaggGGGATGATCCGGTTGGAGAtgcagacgatgatgaggaggagggcggcgATGACAAGAAGTATTGCCTATGCCATAACGTAAGCTATGGCGACATGGTCGCTTGTGACAACGACAATTGCCCTTATGAGTGGTTCCATTGGTCTTGTGTTGGGTTAAAGAGCGAACCTAATGGTACTTGGTACTGTCCGGTTTGTGCTGAAAAGTTTCAGCGCAAAGCAAAATAA
- the GTPBP2 gene encoding GTP-binding protein 2, whose amino-acid sequence MASIFTYDPDPPRVSSPWLTPEDSDVLSRSPRDSTGPGLLSEYGVKKLQAEPQEGPTEYKLHLLLRPRRAFKSMSTINQPENPSQAVCPKDIRRTKPPTLAVPASGNLPRQERLKHLTTQLLWRLQQSSPYHATSSKELSIPRLPDDNIDLSSSIRLEPLVPGLEESRGALYEIGVSDDGTLVGLTKDEMAESISTLRAMAASLGCTVDVVRMVIVGDCEWEEAASSMLDGSREVNFIAKKGKLWVAEALVTPNLGLHDTSDTEYGQSGQSASKASGTGSVTPEQIAMPSRGSSTTPQLRVTLTGPTTSGKSSLLGTLSTGTLDNGRGKSRLSLLKHRHEMVSGVTSSTAQELIGYNKNSILNFSGGNIESWVDIHDCAENGRLVFLSDSGGHPRYRRTVLRGLMNWAPHWSILCIAADASEYASSGVGAVSPAGVDLVFAHLNLALKLEVPMAVVITKLDVASKQILQKTLVKILATIKDAKRIPKILQPDQIQHDDLRDIPGDDLAKVNAVVKNMAEGENLTSYVPILLTSAVKGIGIGLLHALLANLPLPPTPTSRDYVGMALNPEQPQSLFHVDDTFSLPSSYCALATDNYQLKNRGVVVSGYARFGSFSVGDKIVLGPFQPEDEESQGLGLAVDDRPAVGAPGLSISHPSSAELARIAMRNAVSASATPGEWHKAQIVSIRNLRLPVRTLEPGQAGSIGLVFELPGTSLSLPLAETPRVRRGMALAVPSTHMLNSNLSLQAASGFTASFYDPAICYLTSGSLVNVYVASVRAAARILRVSHHPFHQGSTTTGSDDIEDIFSLNTDTETGDAAAVTGVTWSGEVSLELLHSREWIELGSKVLMLEGGSQDRSGLEGFVGKIVEIVD is encoded by the coding sequence ATGGCCTCAATCTTTACATACGACCCAGACCCCCCGCGGGtctcttctccttggctgACTCCTGAAGATTCAGATGTACTCAGCAGATCGCCGCGAGACTCCACAGGTCCTGGGTTGTTGTCTGAATATGGCGTTAAAAAGCTGCAGGCAGAGCCCCAGGAAGGACCAACGGAATATAAGCTTCACTTGCTTCTGAGACCAAGAAGAGCATTCAAGTCTATGAGCACCATCAACCAGCCTGAAAACCCCTCTCAAGCTGTTTGCCCCAAGGACATACGCCGCACAAAACCACCGACATTGGCCGTTCCAGCATCAGGAAACCTACCCCGTCAGGAGAGACTGAAGCATCTCACCACACAGCTGCTGTGGCGTCTCCAACAGTCTTCTCCATACCATGCTACTAGTTCCAAAGAATTGTCAATACCCAGGTTGCCCGATGACAATATTGACCTCAGCTCGTCAATTAGGCTGGAACCACTGGTTCCTGGGCTCGAGGAGTCAAGAGGTGCGCTGTACGAAATAGGGGTCTCCGATGACGGGACACTGGTTGGTTTGACAAAGGATGAAATGGCTGAAAGTATCAGCACACTGcgtgccatggcggcaagtCTGGGGTGCACCGTAGATGTTGTCCGCATGGTTATTGTTGGAGATTGTGAGTGGGAGGAGGCCGCGTCATCCATGCTTGATGGCAGCCGTGAAGTGAATTTCATTGCGAAGAAAGGGAAACTCTGGGTGGCAGAAGCTCTTGTTACTCCCAATCTCGGTCTTCACGATACCTCAGATACAGAATACGGGCAGTCTGGCCAAAGCGCGTCGAAAGCAAGCGGCACGGGTTCCGTTACCCCCGAGCAAATCGCCATGCCCAGCAGAGGAAGCTCAACGACTCCGCAACTTAGAGTGACCCTTACCGGACCCACTACGTCAGGTAAATCGAGTTTACTAGGTACTTTATCAACTGGAACTCTGGATAATGGTCGAGGGAAGAGCCGGTTAAGCTTGCTCAAGCATCGTCATGAgatggtgtctggtgtgacAAGTTCAACAGCTCAAGAGTTGATTGGATACAACAAGAACTCAATTTTGAATTTCTCCGGGGGAAATATAGAGTCATGGGTTGACATTCATGATTGCGCCGAGAATGGCAGGTTGGTGTTCCTGTCCGACTCCGGCGGACACCCTCGGTATCGGCGCACCGTGCTACGCGGCCTTATGAATTGGGCTCCCCATTGGAGTATTCTTTGCATTGCAGCAGATGCCTCAGAATATGCTTCTTCAGGCGTAGGAGCTGTTTCTCCAGCTGGTGTCGACCTAGTATTTGCACATTTAAATCTGGCTCTTAAACTCGAGGTTCCCATGGCGGTGGTCATCACTAAGCTCGACGTGGCCTCCAAACAAATTTTACAGAAAACATTGGTCAAAATTCTGGCGACTATTAAGGACGCTAAACGAATACCAAAGATTcttcaaccagaccagataCAACACGATGATTTGCGAGACATTCCTGGCGATGACCTCGCCAAGGTGAATGCGGTTGTGAAGAACATGGCAGAGGGTGAAAACCTAACTTCATACGTCCCAATTCTTCTCACTAGTGCGGTGAAAGGAATTGGCATTGGGTTGTTGCATGCCTTGCTCGCAAATCTACCCCTGCCTCCGACACCAACGTCGCGAGACTATGTCGGCATGGCGTTGAATCCCGAACAACCACAATCCCTCTTCCATGTTGATGACACATTTAGCTTACCAAGCTCCTATTGTGCGTTGGCAACCGATAACTATCAATTAAAGAATAGAGGCGTGGTAGTTTCTGGCTATGCTCGATTTGGATCTTTTTCAGTTGGGGACAAAATTGTACTTGGTCCTTTTCAACCAGAGGATGAGGAGTCGCAAGGATTGGGTTTGGCTGTCGACGATCGACCAGCAGTGGGAGCGCCTGGACTATCGATCTCGCACCCGTCATCTGCGGAGTTGGCTCGAATAGCGATGAGGAACGCCGTCTCTGCATCTGCCACGCCAGGAGAATGGCACAAAGCGCAAATTGTTAGCATCCGCAACTTACGATTGCCTGTGCGAACCCTAGAACCTGGACAAGCTGGATCTATAGGCCTCGTGTTTGAGCTGCCGGGGACATCTTTGAGTCTCCCACTGGCGGAGACGCCTCGTGTACGACGGGGCATGGCTCTGGCTGTCCCATCCACGCACATGCTAAATTCAAATCTGTCCCTCCAAGCAGCTAGTGGGTTTACTGCTTCATTTTATGACCCTGCGATATGCTATTTGACATCGGGCTCTCTCGTCAACGTCTATGTAGCGAGTGTTAGAGCTGCTGCTAGAATTTTACGAGTTTCGCACCATCCATTCCATCAAGGATCCACGACTACTGGCAGTGATGACATTGAGGACATTTTTAGCCTGAACACGGACACTGAGACTGGAGATGCTGCAGCAGTCACTGGAGTGACTTGGTCTGGTGAGGTGTCGCTAGAATTACTTCATAGCAGAGAATGGATTGAGCTAGGCTCTAAAGTCCTAATGCTAGAAGGCGGCAGCCAAGATCGATCGGGACTCGAAGGATTCGTGGGGAAAATTGTCGAGATAGTTGATTGA
- the HPM1 gene encoding Histidine protein methyltransferase 1 — protein MSFSFEFSGDDIDANTTNDSAREHFQHQHPQPAGKASAFPIQGKPQLPPIEHDLKTMLFRMPSKIAYSMLDITLDSGETIQLPRRELWDVRVQLMAEEEDGIAHLGEGLGDRDVKTGVYEGGFKSWESSVDLVKALAAQSHLASYLNSSVRIIELGCGTSLPSLAMFQWAMSLQSSSSNQQCSFFLADYNPSVLHLVTLPNFILTWALYHRQSLTELQDAFSLEGELELTPSILEGFETYLCTHGMNLLFLSGGWSAEFIQLLYSTSTHLAGALPELSPVSILLGAETIYSPFALQAFTEAVLAILEREKVVFGSQASAWVAAKRLYFGVGGSLDDFVDKIQKGGTIVTRIREEADGVRRGVVRCMLAPVE, from the exons ATGTCTTTTTCATTCGAGTTCTCAGGAGACGACATAGATGCAAACACGACAAATGACAGCGCAAGGGAACATTttcagcatcagcatccgCAGCCTGCAGGAAAAGCCAGCGCATTCCCCATTCAAGGTAAACCACAGCTTCCACCAATAGAACATGACCTAAAAACGATGCTATTCCGTATGCCATCCAAGATTGCGTACAGCATGCTGGACATAACGCTTGACAGTGGTGAAACCATACAGCTTCCTCGAAGAGAGCTATGGGACGTCAGAGTACAACTCATggctgaagaggaagatggcatAGCACACTTGGGTGAAGGCTTAGGCGACCGAGATGTCAAGACTGGTGTTTATGAAGGTGGTTTCAAAAGCTGGGAGAGCAGTGTTGACCTGGTCAAGGCCCTAGCGGCCCAGAGTCATCTGGCATCCTATTTAAATTCATCCGTTCGCATCATTGAG CTCGGCTGTGGGACTAGTCTCCCTTCCTTAGCCATGTTCCAATGGGCCATGTCCTTacagtcatcatcatcaaatcAACAGTGCAGCTTTTTCCTCGCCGACTACAATCCATCTGTACTCCATCTCGTCACGTTGCCAAACTTCATCCTCACATGGGCGCTATACCACCGGCAGAGTCTCACCGAGCTTCAGGACGCCTTCTCGCTAGAGGGTGAGCTTGAATTAACTCCATCGATCCTCGAAGGGTTTGAAACATATCTCTGCACGCATGGTATGAATCTTTTGTTTCTATCGGGCGGGTGGTCAGCCGAGTTTATCCAGTTACTCTATTCCACTTCGACTCACTTAGCTGGCGCTTTGCCGGAGCTATCTCCCGTTTCTATACTACTGGGCGCTGAAACAATATATTCGCCGTTTGCTCTTCAGGCGTTCACGGAAGCAGTGCTGGCTATATTAGAACGGGAAAAAGTTGTTTTTGGATCGCAAGCGTCAGCATGGGTGGCCGCTAAAAGATTGTACTTTGGAGTAGGTGGCTCCCTAGACGATTTCGTAGACAAGATTCAAAAAGGTGGCACAATAGTCACCAGAATAAGGGAAGAGGCAGATGGGGTCAGACGCGGGGTTGTTCGCTGTATGCTGGCACCAGTGGAATAA
- the sun1 gene encoding Secreted beta-glucosidase sun1, with translation MRNLVHVAIAATLAIEVAANSHQHLHHHAKKDVASKVERRAADGIVWVPATETVYILGGEKISMEEALAGLNNGDFVIAGESTPIFTPPLAQPPKPTTTTSLQDLGAQFLEKSSSAASLPNPTTTSQPPPPKSTQAPKPSPSPSTPPSGGIGLDSKFPSGQIDCSKFPSDYGAVPLDYLKMGGWSGIQFCPDYSMGKSKSINNIVTGIHNDECTKGAMCSYACPPGYQKSQWPEAQGETGQSIGGLYCNEGGKLELTRKSNPVLCEPGAGGVSIINELDEVVSTCRTDYPGTESMTFPAEAMPGKSVVLTNPDSSTYFFWKNLPTTAQYYVNNKGLAAKDACLWNCPCDENKSQEKKTCGNWAPINIGVGQANDTNTYISIFQNAPTSSAKLNFNIKITIDGNTKCAYENGNFIGEGNGNGCTVTKSESAKAVIRYYS, from the exons ATGAGGAACCTAGTACACGTCGCCATTGCGGCCACCTTGGCAATTGAAGTCGCTGCGAATTCTCACCAGCACCTCCATCACCACGCCAAGAAAGATGTTGCCTCCAAGGTTGAACGACGTGCAGCCGATGGAATCGTTTGGGTCCCCGCAACCGAGACTGTGTACATACTTGGCGGGGAGAAAATTTCAATGGAAGAAGCATTGGCTGGTTTGAACAACGGCGATTTTGTCATTGCTGGCGAATCCACGCCCATCTTCACCCCTCCCCTCGCCCAACCCCCTAAGCCTACGACTACCACCAGCCTTCAGGACCTTGGTGCACAATTTTTGGAGAAATCAAGCAGTGCTGCATCCCTGCCGAACCCTACGACTACTTCGCAACCACCACCTCCTAAGAGCACTCAGGCTCCCAAACCAAGTCCTTCACCCAGCACCCCCCCAAGCGGAGGTATCGGCCTGGATTCCAAGTTCCCCAGCGGTCAAATAGACTGCTCCAAGTTCCCCTCTGACTACGGCGCCGTTCCATTGGACTATCTGAAAATGGGTGGATGGTCTGGCATACAGTTTTGCCCTGACTACTCAATGGGCAAATCCAAAAGTATCAACAACATCGTCACTGGCATCCATAACGACGAGTGCACTAAGGGGGCAATGTGCTCTTATGCGTGTCCGCCTGGCTACCAGAAGAGCCAGTGGCCTGAGGCGCAAGGCGAGACTGGGCAATCCATTGGTGGCCTTTACTGCAACGAAGGTGGAAAACTTGAGTTGACTCGTAAAAGCAACCCCGTTCTTTGCGAACctggtgctggcggcgttTCTATCATTAACGAATTGGACGAAGTTGTCTCTACCTGCCGAACCGACTACCCTGGCACTGAAAGCATGACTTTTCCCGCCGAGGCCATGCCTGGTAAGTCGGTTGTATTGACTAATCCTGACTCATCGACATACTTCTTCTGGAAGAACCTGCCCACCACAGCTCAGTACTACGTCAACAACAAGGGCCTTGCTGCAAAGGATGCCTGTCTCTGGAACTGTCCCTGCGACGAGAACAAGTCCCAGGAAAAGAAAACCTGCGGTAACTGGGCGCCTATTAACATTGGCGTTGGCCAGGCTAATGACACCAACACATACATTTCTATTTTCCAGAACGCACCGACGAGCAGCGCGAAACTGAATTTCAATATCAAAATTACTATTGATGGCAACACCAAGTGCGCTTATGAGAATGGAAATTTTATTGGGGAAGGCAATGGGAATGGTTGCACT GTTACAAAGAGCGAGAGTGCCAAGGCAGTCATCCGATACTACTCGTAA